The Thermodesulfobacteriota bacterium genome contains the following window.
CCCCCATCGAGGGCACGCCGGCCTTCAAGAAAGGGCTCAAGGCCGGTGACCGGATCATGAAGATCGAAAAGGACTTCACCAAGGACATGAGCCTCACCGAGGCGGTGAAGCGGCTGCGGGGTCCCAAGGGCACCGAGGTGACCATCTCGGTGCACCGGGAGGGCTGGACCGAGCTCAAAGAGATCACCATCGTCCGGGACGAGATCCCCATCCACAGCGTCCGCAGCCGCAACCTGGAGCCGGGCTACCTGTACGTCCGGGTCAGCAACTTCCAGTCCGAGACCACCCGGGATCTCAGGAAGGCGGTGGACACTTACGCGGAGAAGGAGGCGGTCCAGGGCATGATTCTGGATCTGCGCAACAACCCGGGCGGTCTTCTGGACCAGGCGGTCAAGGTCTCGGACCTTTTCCTGGAGGACGGGCTCATCGTCTCCACCAAGGGCCGGATCAAGGACCAGAACATGACCTTCAAGGCCCACCGGGGCGGTGACGAGTACACGTTCCCCATGGTGGTCCTGGTCAACGAAGGCACCGCCTCGGCCTCGGAGATCGTGGCCGGCGCCCTGCGGGATCACAAGCGCGCCCTGGTCCTGGGCGCCCAGACCTTCGGCAAGGGCTCGGTGCAGACCATCATCCCCATGGACGACGGCTCAGGACTTAGGCTGACCACCGCCCGGTACTATACGCCCAACGGCACCTCGATCCAGGCCAAGGGCGTGGTCCCGGACATCATCGTGCCTTCCACCATCACCTACGCCAAGCTGGATGCCGACAAGGAGAAGCAGCGGGAGGCCTGGCTGGTGCGGGAGAAGGACCTCCGGCGGCACATCGCCAACGGCCAGGGGGAGGAGGACGAGGAGAGCGCCGGCGAGGAGCCAGCGGTGGAAGAGCCCAACGGCGACAACGACAACTCCGGCGAGGACCAGGACGCCGAGTTCCGCAAGCAGCTGGAAAAGGATCCCCAGCTCAACACCGCCCTCCTGATGCTCAAGGGCCTGCACGTTCTCGGCAACAATCCGTGAGCGCCCGCCCTCCGGGCGATGTCCCGGTGGGCCACCCCACACGCCCGCCATCCCTCTCAGGCCGATCGGCTCAGCCGGTCGGCCTGAGGCCTTTTTGCACCATCTCGTAATAGTCCCGGCCCGCCAGGTCGTTGATGACCACGGCCGGCAGCCCCTTCACCTCCAGGCGGAGCATCGCCTCCGGTCCGGCGTCGGCGAAGGCCACCAGCGTACAGGCCTTAACGCAGGCACCCAGAAAGGCCCCGGCGCCGCCGATGGTGGCCAGATAGACGGCGCCGTGCTCCTGCATCGCCCGCCGCACCGGCGCCGACCGGGCGCCCTTGCCCAGCATGCCGGCCAGACCGCAGGCCAGGAGTCGGGGCGTGTAGGCGTCCATCCGGTAGCTGGTGGTGGGACCGGCGGCGCCGACCACCCGGCCGGGCCGGGCCGGGCTGGGGCCGACGTAATAGAGAAGCTGGCCAGCCAGGTCCACCGGCAACGGCTGGCCGGCGTCCAGAAGCGCCACCAGCCGGCGGTGCGTCTGGTCCCGGCCGGTGAAGACAATGCCGGTGAGGCGGACGAAGTCGCCAGCCGCCAGGCCGGCCGCCACTTCAGGTCCGAAGGGTACCGCGACCTCCGGCAGGGAGGCCAAAAGCGGCGGTTGGTAGCGCAGCATGGACATGGCTAGAGAACCGTCTCCTTGTGCCGGTGGGCATGGCACTGGATGTTCACCGCCACCGGCAGGCTGGCGATGTGGGTGGGAAAGATCTCCAGGTGGACGGCCAGGGCGGTGGTGCGGCCGCCCAGCCCCTGGACCCCGGCGCCCTCGGCATTGATCCGGGCCAGCAGCCGCTCCTCCAGGGCCGCCACGTCTGGCCGCGGATGGGGCTGGCCCAGGGGCCGCAGCAGGGCGGACTTGGCCAGGAGCGCCGCCTTCTCGAAGGTGCCCCCCAGGCCAACCCCCACCAGCACCGGCGGGCAGGGGTTGGAGCCTGCCGCCTGGACCCGCTGGCAGACGAAATCCACGATGCCCTCCACGCCGGCGGCCGGCGGCAACATGGCCACGGCGCTCATGTTCTCGGAGCCGCAGCCCTTGGGCAGGAAGCGGATGGTGAGCCGATCCCCGGCCACGCTGGCCAGATGGAGCACCGCCGGCGTGTTGTCGCCGCTGTTGACCCGGGTCAAGGGATCGCAGACCGAGCTTCGGAGATACCCGTCCCGGTAGCCCTGCCGCACCCCCTCCTGGATGGCGGCTGCCAGATCGCCCGCCACCTGCACCTCGCTCCCCAGCTCCACAAAGACCACCGCGACGCCAGTGTCCTGGCAGACCGGGATCCGCTCCCGGCTGGCGATCTCGGCGTTCTGCAGCAGGATCTCCACAACCGTGCGGGCCAGCCCCGGCTCCTCCCGGTCCCGGGCGGCGAGGAGCGCCTCCAGGATGTCCGGCTCCAGGTCATGGGCCGCAGCGATCGCCAGCTCCCGAACGGCCGCGGTGACGGTGCTCGTGTCGATGATGCGCCGGCCCGGCTCTCCAGCACCGCCAGAGCACGGACCGAGATCCTTCTCATTCATGGCATGACCTCTGGCGCTCCCCACCGGCTACGCCCGGTTACCGCCGCGGTTGACCAGCATCCGCCTGGTCGGCGGCCAGGACGCAGTCCAGCCAAAGGAAGCCGAGATCGATGGCGATCTCGGCAAACGGCTCGACGTGCTGCGGTACAGATCACCGTAGACGGCCTTCTTCCTGGCTGTCTGTGGCATAGATAGCCTCACGCGAATAGTCTGCGCCGCCCGCCCTCACTGTCAACGGCTCCATCTCCGCGAGCATATCCTCGCCCGGCGCGGCCGCGTCGGTAACCGACGGTTCCCGGCCGGGATTTTCGGCTGGCAAGGGAGCTGGCAAATCCGTCTTCGGGACAAACGTGGAATGCACCCAGCAGGCCCCCTACCCCTCTTCGTCCAGCCGGGCCAGCACCTCGGCGGCCATGGCAAAGCTGTGCTCCGGGCCCGGGAAGCGGCCGGCGGCCACCTCGTCCCGGAACCCCTGGATGGCGGTCCGCACCTGGGGGGCGAGCTCGGCGTACCTCTTGACGAAGCGGGGGGTGAACTTTTCGAACAGGCCCAAAAGATCGTGGGTGACCAGCACCTGGCCGTCGCAGGCCGAGCCGGCGCCGATGCCGATGGTGGGTACGGCAACGTCCCGGGTGACGCGGGCCGCCAGCTCGGCGGGCAGGCATTCCAGGACGATGGCAAAGGCCCCGGCCGCGGCGATGGCCCGGGCGTCGGCCAGGACTGACCGGGCGGCAGCCAGATCCTTGCCCTGGACCCGGAAGCCGCCCAGCTGGGAGGCGGTCTGGGGGGTCAGACCGATGTGGCCCATGACCGGGATGCCGGCCCGGATCAGGGCCCGGACCGTGTCGGCCATGGCCACGCCCCCCTCGATCTTGACCGCATCGCAGCCCGCCTCCTTGAGGAAGCGGCCGGCGTTGCGCACCGCCTCGGCCGGCTCCACCTGGTAGGAAAGGAAAGGCATGTCCGCCACCAGCAGGGCCCGCTGCACCCCGCGGCTGGCCGCCCGGCAGTGGTGCAGCATCTCGTCCATGGTCACCGGCACCGTGGAGTCGTAGCCCAGGAGCACCATGCCCAGGGAGTCGCCCACCAGGACGATGTCGACGCCCTCGCTGTCCAGGACCCGGGCCATGGCGGCATCGTAAGCGGTGAGCACGACCACTCGCTGGCCGCTCCCCTTCCGTTCCCTGATCTCGGCTATGGTCAGCTTCTTGTCCATGAGCGTGCCTCCTGTTCCGGGATGACAGGTCAGGATGCGAACAGACCTGGTGGCCGCGGGCGGGGAGCCGGCCGGCCCAGGTGGCTGCATGCCTGGGGGGTGGCCACCCGGCCCCGGGGGGTGCGGGCCAGAAAACCGATCTGGATGAGATAAGGCTCGTAGACGTCCTCGATGGTGGTCTTGTCCTCGGAAACAGCGGTGGCCAGGGTGTCGAGGCCGATGGGGCCGCCGCCGAACTTGTCGACAATGGTGGCCAGGATCCGGCGGTCCATCTCGTCGAGGCCCAGGGCATCCACCTTGAGGAGGCGCAGGGCCTCGTCGGCGATAGCGGCGTCGATGCGGCCGGAGCCCCGGACCTGGGCATAGTCCCGCACCCTTCTCAAGAGCCGGTTGGCGATCCGGGGCGTGCCCCGGGAGCGACGGCCGATCTCCAGGGCGCCCTCCGGGTCCATGCTGATGCCCAGGAGGCCCGCCGAGCGCTCGACAATGGCCACCAGCTCCTCGGGCCGGTAGAAATCCAGGCGCAGGACGACGCCGAAGCGGTCCCGCAGGGGCGGGGTGAG
Protein-coding sequences here:
- the panB gene encoding 3-methyl-2-oxobutanoate hydroxymethyltransferase, producing the protein MDKKLTIAEIRERKGSGQRVVVLTAYDAAMARVLDSEGVDIVLVGDSLGMVLLGYDSTVPVTMDEMLHHCRAASRGVQRALLVADMPFLSYQVEPAEAVRNAGRFLKEAGCDAVKIEGGVAMADTVRALIRAGIPVMGHIGLTPQTASQLGGFRVQGKDLAAARSVLADARAIAAAGAFAIVLECLPAELAARVTRDVAVPTIGIGAGSACDGQVLVTHDLLGLFEKFTPRFVKRYAELAPQVRTAIQGFRDEVAAGRFPGPEHSFAMAAEVLARLDEEG
- a CDS encoding fumarate hydratase C-terminal domain-containing protein, translating into MSMLRYQPPLLASLPEVAVPFGPEVAAGLAAGDFVRLTGIVFTGRDQTHRRLVALLDAGQPLPVDLAGQLLYYVGPSPARPGRVVGAAGPTTSYRMDAYTPRLLACGLAGMLGKGARSAPVRRAMQEHGAVYLATIGGAGAFLGACVKACTLVAFADAGPEAMLRLEVKGLPAVVINDLAGRDYYEMVQKGLRPTG
- a CDS encoding S41 family peptidase; this translates as MAKPRIFAVAGLGAGIALLLLAWGQHDRIAAETQDVYKDLETFSNVLSIIQRSYVEEVDTREVVDGAIKGMLGALDPHSSFMTPDDFKELQMETKGRFTGIGIEITMKDGILTVVSPIEGTPAFKKGLKAGDRIMKIEKDFTKDMSLTEAVKRLRGPKGTEVTISVHREGWTELKEITIVRDEIPIHSVRSRNLEPGYLYVRVSNFQSETTRDLRKAVDTYAEKEAVQGMILDLRNNPGGLLDQAVKVSDLFLEDGLIVSTKGRIKDQNMTFKAHRGGDEYTFPMVVLVNEGTASASEIVAGALRDHKRALVLGAQTFGKGSVQTIIPMDDGSGLRLTTARYYTPNGTSIQAKGVVPDIIVPSTITYAKLDADKEKQREAWLVREKDLRRHIANGQGEEDEESAGEEPAVEEPNGDNDNSGEDQDAEFRKQLEKDPQLNTALLMLKGLHVLGNNP
- a CDS encoding fumarate hydratase — encoded protein: MNEKDLGPCSGGAGEPGRRIIDTSTVTAAVRELAIAAAHDLEPDILEALLAARDREEPGLARTVVEILLQNAEIASRERIPVCQDTGVAVVFVELGSEVQVAGDLAAAIQEGVRQGYRDGYLRSSVCDPLTRVNSGDNTPAVLHLASVAGDRLTIRFLPKGCGSENMSAVAMLPPAAGVEGIVDFVCQRVQAAGSNPCPPVLVGVGLGGTFEKAALLAKSALLRPLGQPHPRPDVAALEERLLARINAEGAGVQGLGGRTTALAVHLEIFPTHIASLPVAVNIQCHAHRHKETVL
- the ruvB gene encoding Holliday junction branch migration DNA helicase RuvB gives rise to the protein MIEDERVVSPLPLEVDAVEPGIRPRFLAQYIGQEQVKESLAIFIAAAKARQEPLDHVLFHGSPGLGKTTLAHIMANELGSGIKVTSGPVLEKSGDLAAILTNLERGDVLFIDEIHRLNHAVEEVLYPAMEDFQLDIIIGQGPSARIIKIDLPRFTLAGATTRAGLLTPPLRDRFGVVLRLDFYRPEELVAIVERSAGLLGISMDPEGALEIGRRSRGTPRIANRLLRRVRDYAQVRGSGRIDAAIADEALRLLKVDALGLDEMDRRILATIVDKFGGGPIGLDTLATAVSEDKTTIEDVYEPYLIQIGFLARTPRGRVATPQACSHLGRPAPRPRPPGLFAS